Proteins encoded together in one Pseudomonadota bacterium window:
- a CDS encoding VOC family protein — MAFRLDHVFVLTDAHDAAVERLSDAGFTIAGQRDHPGQGTANRCVFFENGYLEFLWVADRDEVTAPMTRPTELDERSRWRETAASPFGIALRVDPSAGDAVPFPYVPYRPAYLPEPAAILLADEPAARGAPLVFVVPPDLAAHGSGPNHACGAQAVSNVRLAATVTPSVSPALTMLAQHKFCQIEVASAPHLHIELDQGRQGLSIDLGPDTPLSIAW, encoded by the coding sequence GTGGCCTTTCGGCTTGACCATGTGTTTGTTCTGACCGATGCGCATGACGCCGCGGTCGAGAGACTGTCCGATGCCGGTTTCACGATTGCCGGGCAACGCGATCATCCGGGACAAGGCACCGCCAACCGGTGCGTCTTTTTCGAGAACGGTTATCTGGAGTTTCTCTGGGTGGCGGACCGCGACGAGGTGACCGCGCCGATGACCCGGCCGACGGAACTCGATGAACGTTCGCGGTGGCGGGAAACAGCGGCCTCGCCATTCGGTATCGCGTTGCGCGTCGACCCAAGCGCGGGTGACGCCGTTCCTTTTCCCTATGTCCCCTACCGGCCCGCGTACCTGCCCGAGCCGGCGGCCATTCTGCTGGCCGACGAACCGGCGGCGCGCGGCGCGCCGTTGGTCTTCGTCGTGCCACCCGATCTAGCGGCTCACGGCAGCGGTCCCAACCATGCCTGCGGCGCACAAGCGGTCAGTAACGTTCGATTGGCCGCAACGGTAACGCCGTCCGTTTCGCCGGCCCTGACAATGTTGGCGCAGCACAAGTTTTGCCAGATCGAGGTTGCGTCGGCGCCGCATCTTCACATCGAGCTTGATCAGGGTCGGCAGGGGTTATCGATTGATCTGGGTCCGGACACGCCGCTGTCGATTGCCTGGTGA
- a CDS encoding GNAT family N-acetyltransferase: MSEARRDDPDLHLRDVDLGNYYPIMMLELADDQRDFVWTNSGPLAEAAYVPGFRPRALYLGDEPVGLGLWGPYYPGYAYESAPEPGAYIIDHLMIDKHHQGRGFGRRLVELMVSEMNEIADCQRILLAVEPRNEKAIALYRKLDFDDIGRTHEDDILMELKAPAS; encoded by the coding sequence ATGAGTGAGGCCCGCCGGGACGATCCAGACCTGCACTTGCGCGACGTCGATCTCGGCAACTACTACCCCATCATGATGTTGGAGTTGGCCGACGATCAGCGCGATTTCGTCTGGACCAACAGCGGGCCGCTGGCCGAAGCGGCCTATGTACCGGGCTTCAGGCCGCGCGCGCTCTACCTAGGCGACGAGCCGGTCGGCCTTGGACTATGGGGCCCCTACTACCCTGGCTATGCCTATGAGAGCGCGCCCGAGCCCGGCGCCTACATCATCGACCACCTAATGATCGACAAACACCATCAAGGCCGGGGCTTCGGCCGGCGGCTCGTCGAACTAATGGTGAGCGAAATGAACGAGATCGCCGACTGTCAGCGCATCCTGCTCGCCGTCGAGCCACGCAACGAGAAAGCCATTGCGCTGTACCGCAAACTGGATTTCGACGATATCGGCCGCACCCACGAGGATGACATTCTCATGGAATTGAAGGCGCCGGCGAGCTGA
- a CDS encoding GNAT family N-acetyltransferase: MTGKSELELRPVDINNFRDVGHLKVGKKQAKFLWSGGSQVVNWQFLVDCAYIPDCEPRAAYVRDKLVGLIGWCRHHPDGRFLEPAIPGEYAIDHVMIAKRHQGKGFGRKMIAAAVAELMMRADCRRIVLSVDPDNKDAIKLYKRSGFRTCYRDDDGDIWMEYKWHE, encoded by the coding sequence ATGACCGGCAAATCCGAATTGGAACTGCGCCCCGTCGACATCAATAACTTCCGTGATGTCGGCCATCTGAAAGTCGGCAAGAAACAGGCGAAGTTCCTATGGAGCGGCGGCAGCCAGGTAGTGAACTGGCAGTTCCTGGTCGACTGCGCTTACATCCCCGACTGTGAGCCGCGCGCGGCCTACGTAAGGGACAAGCTGGTCGGCCTGATCGGCTGGTGCCGGCATCATCCAGATGGTCGTTTCCTGGAGCCAGCCATCCCCGGCGAATATGCTATCGACCACGTGATGATCGCCAAACGCCATCAGGGCAAGGGTTTCGGCCGCAAGATGATCGCGGCGGCAGTCGCCGAACTGATGATGCGAGCGGATTGCCGGCGCATCGTCCTGTCGGTCGACCCCGACAACAAAGACGCGATCAAGCTCTACAAACGCAGCGGCTTTCGCACGTGTTATCGCGACGACGACGGTGACATCTGGATGGAATACAAGTGGCATGAGTGA
- a CDS encoding NAD(P)-dependent oxidoreductase, giving the protein MKVGYIGLGVMGGPMALNIASASFDLVVNDIDRDKAEPQIEAGAVWAATPREVAEAADIILTSVPGPPQVAAVANGEDGLLAGLGDGKIWADMTTNRPAFVRELGDRVAAKGAVMLDAPVTGAVDGARRGELTIFVGGASGALARCQPIFDVMGKTVASGKLGDGNVVKLITNQLWFTHARILGEGLALGAKAGVDVLVLWEAIKASVGDSFVAHHDAPSIFAGHYDPSFSIALCLKDLGLTTELAREVGVPVALTEKVEELFGDAETTYGGDAPELTVVKLVEEAAGVSLRADGDWVPHWEK; this is encoded by the coding sequence ATGAAGGTCGGCTATATCGGGCTTGGCGTCATGGGCGGGCCCATGGCGCTGAACATCGCGAGCGCAAGCTTTGATCTCGTGGTGAACGACATCGATCGCGACAAGGCCGAACCGCAGATCGAGGCGGGCGCGGTCTGGGCGGCGACACCGCGCGAGGTCGCCGAGGCCGCCGATATCATCTTGACTTCCGTACCCGGACCGCCCCAGGTCGCCGCCGTCGCCAATGGGGAAGACGGTCTTCTTGCCGGCCTCGGCGACGGCAAGATATGGGCGGACATGACCACGAACCGTCCGGCCTTCGTCCGTGAGCTCGGTGACAGGGTAGCCGCCAAGGGCGCCGTCATGCTGGACGCACCGGTGACCGGGGCGGTTGACGGCGCGCGGCGTGGCGAGCTCACTATCTTTGTCGGCGGCGCATCGGGCGCGCTTGCCCGCTGCCAGCCGATCTTCGACGTCATGGGCAAAACCGTCGCCAGCGGCAAGCTGGGTGACGGCAACGTGGTCAAGCTGATCACCAACCAGCTCTGGTTCACTCATGCCCGCATTCTGGGCGAAGGTCTGGCATTGGGCGCCAAGGCCGGTGTCGACGTTCTGGTGCTGTGGGAAGCGATCAAGGCAAGCGTCGGCGACAGTTTCGTCGCCCACCACGATGCGCCGTCGATCTTCGCTGGCCATTACGACCCCTCGTTCTCAATCGCGCTGTGTCTGAAGGACCTCGGCCTGACAACGGAACTGGCACGCGAAGTCGGCGTGCCCGTCGCGCTGACCGAGAAGGTCGAGGAACTCTTCGGCGATGCCGAGACGACCTATGGCGGCGATGCGCCGGAATTGACTGTCGTCAAACTGGTCGAGGAGGCCGCCGGCGTTAGCCTGCGTGCCGATGGCGACTGGGTGCCGCACTGGGAAAAGTGA
- a CDS encoding PLP-dependent aminotransferase family protein, whose product MIRYSFATGNTNPETFPAEAFGEAAARVLPTMAADLNQYPGKLGHEGLRRLMAEREFEREGVRIDPDHIVLTNGSMQAVTLAAETASEGNDLVVMEEYSYVGSIRAFDAMGIEMVGVPLDEEGMRMDALADTLERLAQEGRPTPFIYTLATYQNPTGAVMSRDRRLKLIELARQYDCIVVEDNCYGDVHFDGDKPPALYALDDDPRHIYLCSLSKIFAPGVRLGYLTASPALLERVLARRHDAGPNTLAAAITYEYLHDKLWQHVEMANDALKQKRDAMLDALNRHLGNECSFSHPPGGLFLWVRLPDDVDPGRVQEIAAENEVSIAHGSDFHIRNDAGPFIRLAFGYPTLDEIEAGIARLGDSVRQARGSGTH is encoded by the coding sequence TTGATCCGATACAGTTTTGCCACCGGCAACACGAACCCCGAAACCTTCCCGGCTGAGGCCTTCGGAGAGGCTGCGGCCCGCGTCCTGCCGACCATGGCGGCCGACCTGAACCAGTACCCCGGCAAGCTCGGCCATGAAGGCCTGCGCCGGTTGATGGCCGAGCGCGAGTTTGAGCGCGAGGGCGTGCGTATAGACCCCGACCACATCGTTCTGACCAACGGTTCGATGCAGGCGGTGACGCTGGCGGCAGAAACCGCGAGCGAAGGTAACGACCTCGTCGTCATGGAGGAGTACTCCTATGTCGGCAGCATCCGGGCGTTCGATGCCATGGGCATCGAGATGGTCGGCGTGCCGCTTGACGAGGAAGGTATGCGCATGGATGCCCTGGCCGACACATTGGAGCGATTGGCCCAGGAAGGTCGCCCGACACCTTTTATCTATACGCTCGCGACCTACCAAAACCCGACCGGCGCGGTCATGTCGCGCGACCGCCGCTTGAAACTGATCGAGCTCGCGCGGCAGTACGACTGCATCGTCGTCGAGGATAACTGCTATGGCGACGTGCATTTCGACGGCGACAAACCGCCAGCGCTTTATGCGCTGGACGACGATCCCCGGCATATCTATCTGTGCTCACTCTCCAAGATTTTCGCGCCCGGTGTCAGGCTCGGCTATCTGACGGCGTCACCGGCTCTGCTGGAGCGTGTCCTGGCGCGTCGCCACGACGCCGGCCCGAACACGCTCGCGGCGGCGATCACGTATGAGTATCTGCACGACAAGCTTTGGCAGCATGTCGAGATGGCCAACGATGCGCTTAAGCAAAAGCGCGATGCCATGCTCGACGCGCTCAATCGTCACCTGGGCAACGAGTGCTCGTTCTCCCATCCCCCTGGTGGCTTGTTCCTTTGGGTGCGCTTGCCGGACGACGTCGATCCCGGCCGTGTTCAGGAGATCGCGGCGGAAAACGAGGTCAGCATCGCCCACGGCTCCGACTTCCACATCCGCAACGACGCCGGCCCCTTCATCCGCCTGGCCTTTGGTTACCCGACGCTCGACGAGATCGAGGCCGGCATTGCTCGGCTTGGCGACAGCGTGCGCCAGGCACGCGGATCAGGAACGCACTAG
- a CDS encoding SaoD/DsrE family protein, which translates to MKVAYVFATNMASTFKLASMILPQLEDGSHGATVVGMFFFDDNLFCLREGDPVGERLAELAKEQNILLMICDQCAVRRNLAEGTFEQCGKGEVTAKGMVAGVQAGCFPQLYAALAPNAPDFVITL; encoded by the coding sequence ATGAAAGTCGCGTATGTCTTCGCCACCAACATGGCATCGACGTTCAAGCTGGCCAGCATGATCCTGCCGCAACTGGAGGATGGTTCGCATGGCGCGACCGTCGTCGGCATGTTCTTCTTCGACGACAATCTGTTCTGCTTGCGTGAGGGCGATCCCGTCGGCGAGCGTTTGGCCGAGCTCGCGAAAGAACAGAACATCCTGTTGATGATCTGCGATCAATGTGCCGTACGCCGCAACCTTGCCGAGGGTACCTTCGAGCAGTGCGGCAAGGGAGAGGTGACGGCGAAAGGCATGGTCGCCGGTGTTCAGGCAGGCTGTTTTCCCCAGCTTTACGCCGCGCTCGCACCCAACGCCCCTGACTTCGTCATAACGCTCTGA
- the hisI gene encoding phosphoribosyl-AMP cyclohydrolase, with protein sequence MNAEPTDPTASAPFASRMSVEQVEEGFDLAPKFDADGLIPCITTDADTGDVLMLGYMNGEALQRTIATGEAHYWSRSRQRLWRKGSTSGLTQQVVEMRIDDDQDAVWLRVQVAGSGASCHVGYRSCFYRSVELGGTSGGPSRLVFTESQRTFDPKDVYGDAPNPTQL encoded by the coding sequence ATGAACGCTGAACCCACCGACCCGACGGCTTCGGCGCCCTTCGCATCACGCATGTCGGTCGAGCAAGTCGAAGAAGGCTTCGACCTGGCGCCAAAGTTTGATGCCGACGGACTGATCCCCTGCATCACGACGGACGCCGACACAGGTGACGTGCTGATGTTGGGCTACATGAACGGCGAAGCACTGCAGAGAACGATCGCGACGGGCGAGGCGCACTACTGGAGCCGAAGCCGCCAACGCCTCTGGCGCAAGGGATCGACCAGTGGTCTGACACAGCAGGTGGTCGAGATGCGCATCGACGACGATCAGGACGCCGTATGGCTGCGGGTCCAGGTTGCCGGTTCGGGCGCCAGTTGCCATGTCGGCTATCGTTCCTGTTTCTATCGATCGGTTGAGCTCGGCGGCACATCAGGCGGGCCTTCACGACTCGTGTTCACGGAGTCACAGAGGACCTTCGATCCCAAGGATGTTTACGGAGACGCGCCGAACCCGACGCAGCTTTGA
- a CDS encoding SufE family protein, whose protein sequence is MGVPLQARPTSDETAANAQRSIVESFQCLEDWTERYQYLIELGRRLPPFPEAKQIEANRLYGCQAGVWLIADYRNGKLYFEATSDAAIVAGLIALLLQVYSGREPDQILATSPAFIDEIGLAEHLSPHRANGLSLMLARIRSLAMAHVADNPTGGRA, encoded by the coding sequence ATGGGCGTCCCTCTGCAAGCGAGGCCGACCTCGGACGAAACAGCGGCGAACGCCCAGCGGTCCATTGTGGAGAGCTTCCAGTGTCTCGAAGACTGGACTGAGCGGTACCAGTATCTGATCGAACTGGGGCGCCGGCTGCCGCCATTCCCGGAGGCGAAGCAGATCGAGGCAAACCGATTGTATGGCTGTCAGGCGGGTGTCTGGCTCATCGCTGACTATCGCAACGGCAAGCTCTATTTCGAGGCGACAAGTGACGCCGCCATCGTCGCCGGGCTCATTGCCCTGCTGCTTCAGGTCTATTCGGGGCGCGAGCCCGATCAAATCCTGGCGACCTCGCCGGCGTTCATCGACGAGATCGGTCTCGCCGAGCATCTTTCGCCGCATCGGGCTAACGGCCTGTCGCTCATGCTCGCGCGCATTCGCTCACTCGCCATGGCCCACGTCGCGGACAACCCGACTGGGGGGCGCGCGTGA
- a CDS encoding S-(hydroxymethyl)glutathione dehydrogenase/class III alcohol dehydrogenase: protein MKTRAAIAWEPNRPLEIEEIDLEGPKEGEVLVRIVTTSLCHTDVFTLSGEDPEGRFPCVLGHEGCGIVEEVGKGVTSVVPGDHVIPLYVPEDPDCPYIQSGKTNLCQTIRKTQGEGVMPDGTSRFSYKGKQILHYMGTSTFSEYTVLPEISVAKIAKEAPLSKASVMGCAVPTGIGAVRNTAKVEEGATVAVFGLGAVGMAVIQGAVLKGASRIIGIDINSNKFPLAMSLGATECVNPNDHPQPIHEVLIDMTNGGLDYTFEAVGNVDLMRSALEACHKGWGECTVIGVAGAGQEIATRPFQLVTGRVWRGTAFGGVLGRSELPGMVDEWLRGDFSVDPYITHHMVHNQINTAFDLLKAGESIRSVIHFRPGDTMTVNSLPGTLVPE, encoded by the coding sequence ATGAAAACACGTGCAGCCATCGCATGGGAACCAAACCGTCCCCTCGAAATCGAAGAGATCGACCTTGAAGGTCCAAAGGAAGGTGAGGTCCTCGTGCGGATCGTCACGACGAGCCTATGTCACACCGACGTCTTCACGCTTTCGGGCGAGGACCCGGAGGGCCGCTTCCCCTGCGTTCTGGGGCACGAGGGCTGCGGGATCGTTGAGGAGGTGGGAAAGGGCGTAACGTCGGTGGTGCCCGGCGATCACGTGATCCCGCTTTATGTTCCCGAAGACCCCGATTGCCCTTACATCCAGTCTGGCAAAACCAATCTGTGCCAGACCATTCGCAAGACCCAGGGCGAGGGTGTCATGCCGGATGGGACATCGCGCTTTTCCTACAAGGGCAAGCAGATCCTGCACTACATGGGCACCAGCACCTTCAGTGAGTACACGGTTCTGCCCGAGATTTCCGTGGCCAAGATCGCCAAAGAGGCGCCGCTGTCCAAGGCCTCCGTCATGGGCTGTGCGGTCCCGACAGGGATCGGCGCGGTGCGCAATACCGCCAAGGTCGAGGAAGGCGCGACAGTCGCGGTCTTTGGCTTGGGTGCCGTCGGCATGGCCGTGATCCAGGGTGCGGTCCTGAAAGGCGCGTCGCGGATCATCGGGATCGACATCAACTCCAACAAGTTCCCCTTGGCCATGTCGCTGGGGGCGACGGAGTGCGTCAATCCGAATGACCATCCCCAGCCGATCCATGAAGTGCTGATCGACATGACGAATGGCGGGCTGGACTACACCTTTGAGGCCGTGGGCAATGTCGACCTGATGCGCTCGGCGCTTGAGGCCTGCCACAAGGGTTGGGGTGAATGCACCGTGATCGGTGTCGCCGGCGCCGGCCAGGAAATCGCAACGCGGCCTTTCCAGCTCGTCACCGGGCGCGTCTGGCGCGGCACCGCATTCGGCGGCGTTCTTGGCCGCAGCGAACTTCCGGGCATGGTCGATGAGTGGCTGCGTGGTGACTTCAGCGTCGACCCTTACATCACCCACCACATGGTCCATAACCAGATCAACACGGCATTCGACCTTTTGAAGGCGGGCGAGTCGATCCGATCCGTGATCCATTTCCGGCCGGGCGACACCATGACGGTGAACTCGCTGCCTGGAACCTTGGTACCGGAGTAA
- a CDS encoding sigma-70 family RNA polymerase sigma factor, with translation MTELDRRARIATALRAHSTKLRRYVASRVPSDVVDDICQAAALRSVEKAATLRDPERVLPWLYRIHANAANDALRRLAADRRLLEAVEREVDPIEVPAEPVCGCSVAQTRQLSANYASILELVDICGMSLAEAAQALGISVNNATVRLHRARAALKKQLLEHCGVTSVNACAECRCVFDGCCAA, from the coding sequence ATGACAGAGTTGGACCGAAGGGCGCGCATTGCTACAGCATTGCGCGCCCACAGCACGAAGCTTCGGCGCTATGTGGCGTCGCGCGTCCCATCGGACGTGGTCGATGACATATGCCAAGCCGCTGCGCTCCGCTCTGTCGAGAAGGCTGCGACTTTGCGAGATCCGGAGCGGGTTTTGCCGTGGCTCTACCGCATTCACGCCAATGCCGCGAATGATGCGCTACGCCGGTTGGCAGCGGACCGCCGGCTACTGGAGGCAGTGGAAAGAGAAGTCGATCCCATCGAAGTACCGGCGGAGCCGGTGTGTGGGTGCAGCGTCGCGCAAACCCGGCAGCTCAGCGCCAACTACGCATCAATCCTGGAACTCGTTGACATCTGCGGCATGTCGTTAGCCGAGGCAGCCCAAGCACTCGGCATCTCCGTCAACAACGCGACTGTACGCCTCCACAGAGCGCGCGCGGCCTTGAAGAAACAGTTGCTCGAGCATTGTGGCGTCACGAGCGTGAACGCATGCGCGGAATGCCGATGCGTGTTTGACGGGTGCTGCGCAGCCTAA
- a CDS encoding GTP-binding protein, with protein MNIASSPIPITILSGFLGAGKTTLLQNLLVQAREFQDVRLAVIVNEMSELDVDGRILDTSEVLSRRDALFASIPAGSISGPEGLTRFIEAVEKFRSGGASHIVIETSGSTHPWPLLEAIRTHQAVRLHGFLSVVDTVTLADDHDLGRAILPAASRNLSANQRGIENLLAEQIMFANRILLSKMDRVSMERLRTVAEAIHPINPGADIMGMQWGNVKLSDVLAMPPYDHERVATLGAELMEWDETHGTNSMDSASDYQIDSIVIHDPRPFHPQRLWDVYNHYLGVGIYRSKGFFWLPTRDRLQLLWNQTAGSVGLQILNFWKVATLEDESLNLLPEEREEMRRRLQGFSPDFGDRHCHLTVIGDRDGLETFASALRDCLCSPQEVAQWKAGHVFDDPWPKATVRLS; from the coding sequence ATGAACATTGCTTCGTCGCCAATTCCGATCACCATTCTGAGTGGTTTCCTCGGTGCCGGAAAAACGACACTGCTGCAGAACCTGCTGGTACAGGCGCGGGAGTTTCAGGATGTGCGCCTGGCCGTGATCGTCAATGAGATGAGCGAACTCGACGTCGATGGCCGCATTCTCGACACGAGTGAGGTGTTATCGCGCCGGGATGCGCTTTTTGCTTCCATTCCCGCTGGCAGCATCAGCGGTCCAGAGGGGCTGACGCGCTTTATCGAGGCGGTTGAAAAGTTCCGCTCTGGCGGCGCAAGCCATATTGTCATCGAAACATCGGGCAGCACGCATCCCTGGCCTCTTTTGGAGGCAATCAGGACCCATCAAGCGGTGCGGCTTCATGGGTTTCTGTCTGTTGTGGATACCGTCACCCTTGCAGACGATCACGATCTCGGCCGCGCCATTCTGCCTGCCGCCTCGCGCAACCTCTCCGCCAACCAGCGCGGCATCGAGAACCTGCTGGCCGAGCAGATCATGTTCGCCAACCGTATCCTGCTCAGCAAAATGGATCGAGTTTCGATGGAGCGCCTGCGCACGGTCGCTGAAGCCATTCACCCGATCAATCCGGGCGCAGATATCATGGGCATGCAATGGGGAAATGTGAAACTGAGCGATGTGCTAGCCATGCCGCCCTATGATCATGAGCGTGTGGCCACGCTCGGAGCGGAGCTGATGGAATGGGACGAGACACACGGCACCAACTCCATGGACAGCGCTTCGGATTACCAGATCGACAGCATTGTGATTCACGATCCCCGCCCCTTCCATCCGCAGCGCCTGTGGGATGTCTACAACCACTATCTGGGCGTGGGCATTTACCGCAGCAAAGGCTTCTTTTGGTTGCCCACGCGCGACCGCTTGCAGCTGTTGTGGAACCAGACCGCTGGTAGCGTCGGGCTTCAAATCCTCAATTTCTGGAAAGTGGCAACGCTCGAGGATGAGAGCCTGAACCTTTTGCCGGAAGAACGCGAGGAGATGCGCCGCCGCCTGCAAGGGTTCTCGCCCGATTTCGGCGACCGCCACTGCCACCTGACGGTAATCGGCGATCGCGACGGGCTGGAGACCTTCGCCAGCGCGCTGCGAGACTGCCTCTGTTCGCCGCAGGAAGTAGCCCAATGGAAAGCCGGACATGTCTTTGACGACCCCTGGCCCAAAGCGACCGTCCGTCTGTCTTAA
- a CDS encoding glutathione S-transferase family protein, with translation MTYKLYSSPGTGSACVQAALTEIGAPFELIAVDYDGGDLQSDWFTKINPRQQLPTLQLRDGSIMTESAAILLHLADAHPEAGLAPKPGTAERAQTNRWLLFAATNLYEGELRRGYADRYSTDPSHASGIEAAATEYARRHYRMLEEEIGEGPYLFGADFGIVDIYVWMLMNWFEDPVWMRAEIPNLVRMAESIMARPNLAPVHIAHFGEGLGGSE, from the coding sequence ATGACCTACAAACTGTACAGCTCACCGGGCACGGGCAGCGCCTGCGTCCAAGCCGCGCTGACCGAGATCGGAGCGCCGTTTGAGTTGATTGCCGTCGACTACGATGGCGGTGACCTGCAATCGGACTGGTTCACCAAAATCAATCCGCGCCAACAGTTGCCCACGCTGCAACTGCGCGACGGGTCGATCATGACCGAAAGCGCCGCGATCCTGCTGCATTTGGCCGACGCGCATCCGGAAGCGGGTCTGGCGCCGAAACCGGGCACGGCGGAACGGGCGCAGACGAACCGCTGGTTGCTGTTCGCCGCGACAAATCTATACGAAGGCGAGTTGCGGCGCGGCTACGCAGACCGCTATTCGACCGATCCGTCTCATGCAAGCGGCATTGAGGCCGCGGCAACAGAGTACGCTCGCCGGCACTATAGAATGCTAGAAGAGGAGATCGGCGAGGGCCCCTATCTGTTCGGTGCGGACTTCGGTATCGTCGACATTTACGTCTGGATGCTGATGAATTGGTTCGAGGATCCGGTTTGGATGCGTGCCGAAATCCCGAACCTGGTCCGCATGGCAGAGTCCATCATGGCTCGTCCAAACCTCGCCCCCGTGCACATCGCGCATTTCGGTGAAGGACTGGGTGGATCCGAATAA
- a CDS encoding GMC family oxidoreductase N-terminal domain-containing protein — protein sequence MDTFDVIIIGAGSAGCVLANRLSEDGRLSVLLLEAGGRDRSPFIHMPIGYGHSYFNPRINWKYTTEADPGIAGRQAYWPRGKVLGGSSSINAMVWVRGLPNDFDDWVASGADGWGWDTAQRYFKKLETWSRGGDAVRGGDGPLWVQDVADQVHPLCSTYLEAARQLELPITDDYNGAKSEGAAIYQLSTHKGVRASTARCYLHPARGRKNLTTVTRAHVTGIDIEDGRATGVRYIVNGQSLSARARATVVLSAGAVNSPQLLQLSGIGPAAVLRDKGVRVKHDMPAVGRHLQDHLGLDFYFRSRVPTLNELLRPWHMRIWQGLRYVLTRKGPLSLSVNQAGGFFKTRADLAAPNVQLYFNPVSYTRGSKTKRALMSPDPFPGLLIGYNMCRPTSRGEIAIRSDDPFEQPVIRPNYLSTNDDIADVLEASHFVRRLSEAPALRAIIESEIAPGADVRTDEGYLEHIRATSSSVFHPCSTCRIGLSAQDSVVDARLRVHGIDGLRVVDASVFPSITSGNINAPVIMVAERASDIIREDLR from the coding sequence GTGGATACATTCGACGTTATCATCATCGGCGCCGGGTCCGCCGGATGCGTCTTGGCCAATCGCCTCAGCGAAGACGGCAGACTGTCCGTCCTGCTGCTCGAGGCCGGAGGGCGAGACCGGAGTCCCTTCATTCATATGCCGATCGGCTACGGCCATTCCTACTTCAATCCCCGGATCAACTGGAAGTATACAACCGAAGCCGATCCCGGCATTGCGGGGCGTCAGGCTTACTGGCCGCGGGGCAAGGTGCTCGGCGGCTCCAGTTCGATCAATGCGATGGTCTGGGTGCGCGGCCTGCCCAACGACTTCGACGATTGGGTCGCGTCCGGCGCGGACGGATGGGGCTGGGACACCGCCCAACGCTACTTCAAGAAGCTCGAAACCTGGTCGCGCGGCGGTGATGCGGTTCGCGGCGGCGACGGACCGCTGTGGGTTCAGGACGTCGCCGATCAGGTCCATCCGCTTTGCAGCACTTATCTGGAAGCCGCGCGCCAATTGGAGCTGCCGATTACCGATGATTACAACGGCGCTAAGAGCGAGGGCGCGGCAATCTATCAGTTGTCGACGCACAAGGGCGTGCGGGCATCGACCGCAAGATGTTACCTGCACCCGGCCCGAGGCCGAAAGAATCTGACGACCGTGACACGCGCCCATGTCACTGGCATCGACATCGAGGACGGCCGGGCGACGGGGGTCCGCTACATCGTCAACGGCCAGTCGCTGAGTGCCCGTGCACGGGCAACCGTCGTTCTGTCGGCCGGTGCGGTCAATTCACCACAACTGCTGCAGCTTTCCGGCATTGGTCCGGCGGCGGTGTTGCGCGACAAGGGTGTGAGGGTGAAGCACGACATGCCGGCTGTCGGCCGCCATCTTCAGGACCACCTGGGCCTCGACTTTTACTTTCGCTCCCGCGTACCGACGCTCAACGAGTTGCTCCGGCCCTGGCACATGCGGATCTGGCAAGGGCTTCGCTACGTCCTGACACGAAAAGGGCCTCTGTCGCTCAGTGTCAATCAAGCCGGAGGCTTCTTCAAAACCCGCGCCGATCTCGCGGCACCCAATGTGCAACTATACTTCAACCCGGTCAGCTACACTCGAGGGTCCAAGACCAAGCGGGCATTGATGAGCCCTGACCCCTTTCCCGGCCTGTTGATCGGCTACAACATGTGCCGTCCGACCAGCCGTGGAGAGATCGCGATCCGATCCGATGATCCCTTCGAGCAACCGGTGATCAGGCCGAACTACCTATCGACCAACGATGATATCGCTGACGTTCTTGAGGCCTCTCACTTTGTCCGCCGCCTCAGTGAGGCGCCGGCCCTTCGCGCCATCATAGAAAGCGAGATCGCGCCCGGCGCCGACGTCCGAACCGATGAGGGTTATCTGGAACACATCCGCGCCACGTCCTCGTCCGTGTTTCATCCATGTTCGACATGCCGGATCGGTCTGAGCGCACAGGACTCCGTTGTCGACGCCCGATTGCGCGTGCACGGCATCGACGGCCTGCGGGTGGTCGACGCATCGGTCTTTCCGAGTATCACATCGGGCAACATCAACGCGCCCGTCATCATGGTCGCGGAGCGCGCGTCAGATATCATTCGTGAGGATCTGAGGTGA
- a CDS encoding glutathione S-transferase, whose protein sequence is MTEKNDPGLKLEDCVNDTCPWSGDPVSDDSLTRYKGMVVGFCNPGCRDKFEAAIKHFDAAG, encoded by the coding sequence ATGACGGAGAAGAATGATCCCGGTCTGAAGCTGGAAGACTGCGTCAATGACACCTGCCCATGGTCGGGTGATCCGGTGTCCGACGACTCGCTGACACGTTACAAAGGCATGGTCGTGGGTTTCTGTAACCCCGGCTGCCGTGACAAGTTTGAAGCCGCGATCAAGCATTTCGACGCGGCGGGATAG